One Thermococcus alcaliphilus genomic region harbors:
- the proS gene encoding proline--tRNA ligase, with product MGDASKKPKVKRERWSNEFSEWYNEMIELAEIQDKRYPVKGMNVWLPYGLRIMRNIENFIHEEMRRTGHDEVLFPALIPETEFEKEAEHIAGFHGEVLWVTQAGEKPLDIKLILRPTSETAMYPMFNLWIRSHADLPFKVYQIVNVYRYETKHTRPLIRVREISRFFESHTAHDSFEDAERQIKEDLEIFDNLAKKLALPYIVSKRPDWDKFPGAFYSLGAEVIMPDGRTLQIGTMHNYKQNFAKAYEITYEKEDGTHDYVHQTTFGMSERLLAAVMAVHGDDNGLVLPPTIAPIQVVIVPIPMKDSPYDVNAYAKEIAEELKTAGIRVHVDDREEIRPGRKFYDWEIKGVPLRIEVGPRDVESKKAVLARRDTFEKFTVEREKIVEEVRKTLDAIMENLYARAKEFLESHIKRVDTIEEAKQLFEDRRGVVELPWCGEESCGVEMEEILDASMLGIPYPEETAKIEGKKCAHCGKEAKYIARFARTY from the coding sequence ATGGGTGATGCCAGTAAAAAACCAAAAGTAAAGAGAGAAAGGTGGTCTAACGAGTTCAGCGAATGGTACAATGAAATGATAGAGCTCGCTGAGATACAGGACAAGAGATATCCAGTAAAGGGAATGAACGTTTGGTTGCCATATGGATTGAGAATTATGAGAAACATCGAAAACTTCATCCATGAGGAGATGAGAAGAACCGGGCACGATGAGGTGCTCTTTCCAGCTTTAATTCCAGAGACAGAGTTTGAGAAAGAGGCAGAGCACATAGCGGGATTCCATGGGGAAGTTTTGTGGGTAACACAAGCTGGTGAGAAGCCCCTAGATATAAAGCTTATTTTGAGACCAACTAGTGAAACCGCTATGTACCCTATGTTTAACCTATGGATTAGGTCTCATGCAGATCTGCCCTTCAAGGTTTACCAGATAGTTAACGTTTATAGATATGAAACGAAACACACAAGACCTTTGATCAGAGTAAGAGAAATAAGCAGATTCTTTGAGTCTCACACCGCTCATGACAGCTTTGAAGATGCCGAAAGGCAAATAAAAGAAGACCTTGAGATATTTGACAACCTTGCCAAAAAACTCGCTTTACCTTACATTGTCTCAAAAAGACCGGACTGGGATAAGTTCCCAGGAGCATTCTACTCTCTTGGTGCAGAAGTAATAATGCCCGATGGAAGGACTCTACAAATTGGAACAATGCACAACTACAAGCAGAATTTTGCAAAGGCATACGAGATAACCTATGAAAAAGAAGACGGAACCCACGACTATGTTCACCAAACTACATTTGGAATGAGCGAAAGATTGCTTGCTGCTGTCATGGCGGTACATGGAGACGACAACGGCCTTGTACTTCCCCCAACAATAGCTCCCATTCAAGTGGTGATAGTTCCGATCCCAATGAAGGACTCTCCATACGATGTTAATGCCTATGCCAAGGAAATTGCCGAAGAGCTCAAGACGGCTGGCATTAGAGTTCATGTGGATGATAGAGAGGAGATAAGGCCTGGAAGGAAATTCTACGACTGGGAAATTAAGGGCGTCCCATTGAGAATTGAAGTGGGGCCGAGGGACGTCGAGAGCAAAAAGGCAGTGTTGGCAAGAAGAGACACCTTTGAAAAATTCACCGTCGAGAGGGAAAAAATCGTTGAAGAAGTTAGAAAGACCCTCGATGCAATAATGGAAAACCTCTACGCAAGGGCAAAAGAGTTCTTGGAGAGCCACATAAAGAGAGTTGACACAATAGAAGAAGCTAAACAGCTCTTTGAAGACAGAAGAGGAGTAGTAGAGCTTCCATGGTGTGGTGAAGAGAGCTGTGGTGTTGAGATGGAAGAAATCCTAGATGCAAGTATGCTCGGAATACCATACCCAGAAGAAACTGCAAAGATTGAAGGAAAGAAGTGTGCCCACTGTGGAAAAGAAGCGAAGTACATAGCAAGGTTTGCAAGGACGTACTAA
- a CDS encoding RNA methyltransferase, which translates to MELTVILVEVEYPINLGAIARVMKNFGVKELILVNPKVSPNDKTARKFAVHAVDVLENAILVDSLDEALKMVDLAVGTSGIAGGDYIPERTPITPEEFAKRAFLYDGSIGLVFGRESRGLDNEELKKLDFTVTIPTSEEYPVMNLSHAVAVVLYEIYKQRTKAEVVEVKEKLRKSTKEERIRLVRLWEKLLNTLEYPKDLERRKLSVLMFQRFLGRGFIYAKEIHSMYGPLRKAIERLERCKDDCY; encoded by the coding sequence ATGGAGCTGACGGTAATACTCGTTGAGGTCGAATATCCCATAAACCTCGGAGCTATTGCAAGGGTTATGAAAAACTTTGGGGTAAAGGAGCTTATCTTAGTTAATCCCAAGGTTAGTCCTAATGACAAAACAGCTAGAAAATTTGCCGTCCATGCTGTAGATGTTTTGGAAAATGCAATACTCGTTGATTCACTTGACGAAGCCCTTAAAATGGTAGATCTAGCTGTAGGAACTAGTGGGATAGCGGGAGGAGACTATATTCCGGAGAGAACTCCCATAACACCGGAAGAATTCGCAAAGAGGGCTTTTCTTTACGATGGGAGTATTGGGCTAGTTTTTGGGAGGGAAAGCAGGGGATTGGACAATGAAGAACTTAAAAAGCTAGATTTTACAGTTACAATTCCTACCAGCGAAGAATACCCAGTAATGAACTTGAGCCATGCTGTCGCTGTGGTACTGTACGAGATTTACAAGCAAAGAACAAAGGCTGAAGTTGTAGAGGTAAAAGAGAAGCTTAGAAAGTCTACAAAGGAAGAGAGAATCAGATTGGTTAGACTTTGGGAAAAGCTCTTAAACACTTTGGAGTATCCAAAGGATTTGGAAAGACGAAAACTCTCTGTGTTAATGTTCCAGCGTTTTCTGGGAAGAGGGTTTATATACGCAAAGGAGATACACTCCATGTATGGGCCTCTAAGAAAAGCCATTGAAAGATTGGAGAGATGTAAAGATGATTGCTATTGA
- a CDS encoding CBS domain-containing protein, giving the protein MEYRTCAVITDEDERLLGFISTDELINLIVPPSDYILVGIDAIKEAHFDWERPVKEIMNTRPLTLKPDDKLGYALEMMLETGIKQFPVVERGGKVVGTFSAQSIIRLLRIFAR; this is encoded by the coding sequence TTGGAGTACAGAACATGTGCTGTCATAACTGATGAAGATGAAAGACTTCTTGGGTTTATCTCTACTGATGAATTGATAAATCTCATAGTCCCCCCTTCTGATTACATTTTGGTGGGAATTGACGCAATAAAAGAAGCTCACTTTGACTGGGAAAGGCCAGTTAAGGAAATAATGAACACAAGACCCTTAACTCTAAAACCCGATGATAAACTTGGATATGCCCTTGAGATGATGCTTGAAACCGGTATAAAACAATTTCCGGTTGTTGAAAGAGGAGGAAAGGTCGTTGGAACATTCTCAGCCCAATCAATAATACGACTTCTTCGGATTTTTGCCCGGTGA
- a CDS encoding TIGR00153 family protein, whose amino-acid sequence MPIFGGKENNVFATIDRHLDAVNSTIIKLRELVEAYLNGEVERAEALMKEVEELEREADTLRREIETMLYQGAFLPVNRGDYARLSELVDSVADAAESAAHSLILAKPKVPSDLKDEILELLDYSLRTYQLLEKAVKALNTNVDEAIEYAKKTEMAEEEADKIEYSLLRKVFESEKITTFAKIIWDKVITKIGDIADRAEDASDQVLLMALKRRG is encoded by the coding sequence ATGCCCATATTTGGAGGGAAGGAAAATAATGTTTTTGCAACAATTGACAGACATCTTGATGCGGTAAATTCCACCATAATAAAACTTAGAGAACTTGTGGAAGCTTATCTCAATGGAGAAGTTGAGAGGGCAGAGGCTCTAATGAAAGAAGTTGAAGAACTGGAGAGGGAAGCAGATACTTTAAGGAGAGAAATAGAGACAATGCTTTATCAAGGCGCATTTTTACCGGTTAACAGAGGGGATTACGCTAGATTATCTGAGCTAGTGGATAGTGTGGCAGATGCAGCGGAGAGTGCCGCCCATTCTCTGATCTTAGCAAAACCCAAAGTGCCCTCAGATCTGAAGGATGAGATCCTAGAGCTTTTAGATTATTCCTTGAGGACATATCAACTCCTTGAAAAGGCTGTTAAAGCACTCAACACAAACGTCGATGAGGCGATTGAGTATGCAAAAAAGACTGAAATGGCAGAAGAAGAGGCTGATAAAATTGAGTATTCCCTTTTGAGAAAGGTTTTTGAAAGTGAGAAAATAACAACATTCGCAAAAATCATATGGGATAAGGTTATAACAAAGATTGGAGATATAGCCGATAGAGCGGAGGATGCCTCCGATCAGGTTTTGCTTATGGCACTAAAAAGGAGGGGTTGA
- the pcp gene encoding pyroglutamyl-peptidase I produces MKVLVTGFEPFGGEKINPSWEAVKELPEKIGNAEIIKHQLPVSFKGVKEKLPKIIEDVRPDVVVLTGQAGGRVNITVERVAINVMDARMEDNEGYKPEDEPIFEDAPAAYFATIPVKRIVNALRENKIPAMVSNSAGTYVCNTAMYTALHYIAINGLEAKAGFIHVPYIPEQVLEKPQPSMSLEMIRKAIEIAIKESIKS; encoded by the coding sequence ATGAAAGTCTTGGTTACTGGTTTTGAGCCTTTCGGGGGAGAGAAAATAAACCCCTCTTGGGAAGCCGTCAAGGAGCTTCCTGAGAAGATCGGAAATGCAGAGATAATAAAGCATCAGCTTCCAGTGAGCTTTAAGGGAGTTAAAGAAAAGCTGCCCAAGATTATAGAAGATGTTAGGCCGGATGTTGTAGTCCTCACAGGCCAGGCTGGTGGAAGGGTTAACATAACCGTTGAAAGGGTCGCGATAAACGTTATGGATGCAAGGATGGAAGACAACGAGGGATACAAGCCAGAGGACGAACCAATATTTGAAGATGCTCCAGCGGCTTATTTTGCTACAATACCTGTAAAGAGAATTGTAAATGCTCTAAGGGAGAATAAAATTCCCGCCATGGTGTCCAACTCAGCCGGAACCTACGTATGCAACACCGCCATGTACACAGCTCTGCACTACATAGCAATAAATGGATTAGAGGCGAAAGCGGGCTTTATACACGTCCCATATATCCCTGAGCAGGTTTTAGAAAAGCCACAACCTTCGATGAGTCTCGAGATGATAAGGAAAGCAATAGAAATAGCAATAAAAGAAAGCATAAAGAGTTAG
- a CDS encoding D-2-hydroxyacid dehydrogenase, whose translation MKVLVAAPLHEKAIEILKNAGLDVVYEEYPDQEKLKELVKDVSAIIVRSKPKVTKEIIDAAPSLKVIARAGVGLDNIDVEYAKSKGIEIVNAPAASSRSVAELAIALIFNVARKVAFADRKMREGIWAKKQCMGFELEGKTLGVVGFGRIGYTVAKIANAIGMKILLYDVIKNEERAKEVGGRFVELEELLRNSDVVTIHVPLLESTYHLINEEKLKLMKPTAILINTSRGPIVDTNALVKALQEGWIAGAGLDVFEEEPLPKDHPLTKLDNVVLTPHIGASTVEAQERAGIEVAEKVVKILKGE comes from the coding sequence ATGAAAGTGTTAGTTGCCGCACCTTTGCATGAAAAGGCAATCGAGATTTTGAAAAACGCTGGATTAGATGTAGTCTATGAGGAATACCCTGATCAAGAAAAGCTCAAGGAACTCGTTAAAGATGTCAGCGCTATAATAGTGAGGAGCAAGCCCAAAGTGACGAAGGAGATTATAGATGCCGCACCGAGCCTCAAGGTTATAGCCAGAGCTGGCGTTGGTTTGGACAACATAGATGTCGAATACGCAAAGAGCAAAGGGATTGAAATCGTCAACGCTCCCGCCGCATCAAGTAGAAGCGTTGCCGAGTTGGCTATCGCATTGATCTTCAATGTAGCCAGAAAAGTAGCCTTCGCTGACAGGAAGATGAGAGAGGGAATATGGGCTAAGAAGCAGTGTATGGGCTTTGAGCTTGAAGGAAAGACTCTTGGTGTTGTAGGATTTGGAAGGATAGGATACACCGTAGCAAAGATAGCAAACGCAATTGGGATGAAAATTCTTCTCTATGACGTTATCAAAAATGAGGAGAGGGCAAAGGAAGTTGGTGGAAGGTTTGTAGAGCTTGAGGAGCTTTTGAGAAACAGCGATGTTGTTACAATCCATGTGCCTCTCCTTGAAAGTACTTACCACCTAATTAACGAAGAGAAGTTGAAGCTCATGAAGCCCACTGCAATCCTCATCAACACATCAAGGGGCCCCATTGTAGACACAAACGCTTTAGTGAAGGCACTTCAAGAGGGGTGGATTGCTGGAGCTGGCCTGGATGTCTTTGAGGAAGAGCCCCTTCCCAAGGATCATCCCTTGACAAAGCTTGACAATGTGGTCCTAACTCCTCACATAGGAGCATCTACGGTTGAAGCCCAAGAAAGAGCCGGCATAGAAGTTGCTGAAAAAGTCGTTAAGATTCTGAAGGGCGAGTAG
- a CDS encoding geranylgeranyl reductase family protein, with the protein MKYDVVIIGGGAVGNYLANLLAGEFKVALIEAKTSFGGKACTGIIGAENFEKLNLPREAILNEFRGAVFYSRIQSFEIKKKAPQAYMVDRKILEKSLAERAVKKGAEYYMGARFLGFKNGKALVQRFNERFEIEGDFYVGADGVSSKVAQEIGARAEAEFLSGYEVEVVGDFKKKDFVEVWVNKDINGEFFMWVAPVNESLARVGTFGSYDALMRFLRLRLLKETQVVEIKAGNVGFGFRKPWVKGNVALVGDAALQIKPLTAGGIVYGMLCAHALRYAIRRNNLAIYEKLCGDIKKQIAFGLRVRKLFKALDQEKIEKLFEVLSSREAIEVIENYADFDDHKKTITALVKHPRLLARALRVTPMLLRYLVM; encoded by the coding sequence ATGAAGTATGATGTTGTGATAATAGGTGGGGGAGCAGTTGGGAATTATCTTGCAAATCTTCTTGCGGGAGAGTTTAAGGTTGCACTAATTGAAGCAAAGACCTCTTTTGGAGGTAAGGCGTGCACGGGTATAATCGGGGCAGAAAATTTTGAAAAGCTCAACCTTCCAAGGGAAGCAATTCTTAACGAGTTCAGAGGCGCGGTGTTTTATTCCAGAATTCAGAGCTTTGAAATAAAAAAGAAAGCCCCACAGGCATATATGGTCGACAGGAAGATTCTCGAAAAGAGCCTTGCCGAGAGAGCGGTCAAAAAAGGTGCCGAATACTATATGGGGGCCAGATTCTTAGGGTTTAAAAATGGAAAAGCTCTTGTACAGAGGTTTAACGAGAGGTTCGAGATAGAGGGCGATTTCTACGTTGGAGCCGATGGAGTGTCAAGCAAAGTCGCCCAGGAAATTGGGGCAAGAGCAGAGGCGGAATTTTTGAGCGGTTACGAAGTTGAAGTAGTTGGAGACTTTAAAAAGAAGGATTTTGTTGAAGTGTGGGTGAACAAAGACATAAACGGGGAGTTCTTCATGTGGGTTGCTCCGGTAAACGAATCCCTAGCAAGAGTGGGCACTTTTGGAAGCTACGATGCACTTATGAGGTTTTTAAGGCTAAGGCTCCTCAAAGAAACACAAGTTGTTGAGATAAAAGCCGGAAACGTCGGTTTTGGATTTAGAAAGCCATGGGTAAAGGGAAACGTTGCACTAGTGGGAGATGCCGCTTTGCAGATAAAGCCTCTAACGGCTGGAGGTATTGTATACGGGATGCTCTGTGCTCATGCACTCAGATACGCCATAAGAAGGAATAACTTGGCTATTTACGAAAAGCTCTGTGGAGATATAAAGAAGCAGATCGCCTTTGGGCTCAGAGTTAGGAAGCTTTTCAAAGCCCTCGACCAAGAAAAAATAGAGAAGCTCTTTGAAGTTCTTTCAAGCAGAGAAGCGATAGAAGTAATAGAGAACTATGCAGACTTTGACGACCACAAGAAAACAATAACTGCTCTTGTAAAGCATCCACGTTTGCTTGCAAGGGCTTTGAGAGTCACTCCAATGTTATTGAGATACCTGGTGATGTAA
- a CDS encoding 2-dehydropantoate 2-reductase → MKIYVLGAGSIGSLFGALLTRIGEDVTLIGRKEHVEAINNNGLMVVGAEEFTVYPRAVTETPPEPPDLIILATKSYSSAYALQCAKESIGENTWILSIQNGLGNEDEALKYTKNVLGGITTNGATLERWGVVRWTGKGITIIGNYPKGKGEFAERLVALFKKAGLEAEISENIAGWKWAKAIVNSAINPIGAIMEVKNGDILENDYLLTLAMEVVKEGCQVATQWGIEFDMHPMELLLETLKRTRENYNSMLQDIRRGKMTEIDFINGKIIEYGEEIGLKTPLNFALWSLVKAKESQTK, encoded by the coding sequence ATGAAAATTTACGTTCTCGGTGCAGGTTCCATAGGTTCCCTTTTTGGCGCACTTTTAACGAGAATTGGGGAAGATGTGACGCTGATAGGTCGGAAAGAACATGTAGAGGCTATAAACAATAATGGTCTCATGGTTGTTGGGGCTGAGGAGTTCACAGTGTATCCGAGAGCCGTTACCGAAACTCCTCCAGAGCCTCCGGACTTGATAATCCTAGCAACAAAATCCTATTCCTCTGCTTATGCCTTACAATGTGCCAAAGAAAGCATAGGAGAAAACACATGGATACTAAGCATTCAAAACGGGCTTGGGAACGAGGATGAAGCATTAAAATACACAAAAAATGTTCTGGGCGGGATAACTACCAATGGGGCAACCCTTGAGAGATGGGGAGTTGTTAGATGGACTGGAAAGGGAATAACAATAATCGGAAATTACCCTAAGGGAAAAGGAGAATTTGCAGAAAGGCTTGTTGCCCTTTTTAAGAAAGCCGGGCTAGAGGCGGAGATTAGTGAGAACATAGCAGGATGGAAGTGGGCTAAGGCTATAGTTAACTCCGCAATAAACCCAATTGGAGCTATTATGGAAGTCAAAAATGGCGATATTCTGGAAAATGATTATCTCTTAACCTTGGCGATGGAAGTGGTGAAGGAAGGCTGTCAGGTCGCTACTCAATGGGGGATTGAGTTCGATATGCATCCAATGGAACTTCTCCTCGAAACCCTTAAGAGAACAAGAGAGAACTATAACTCCATGCTTCAGGACATAAGAAGGGGCAAAATGACAGAAATAGACTTTATAAATGGTAAAATCATCGAATACGGTGAGGAAATAGGGCTAAAAACTCCCCTAAACTTTGCACTCTGGAGTTTGGTAAAGGCTAAGGAGTCACAAACTAAATAA
- a CDS encoding tetratricopeptide repeat protein: protein MDKLKLYLIGFLVAIIAIAAGIIYKWGFWMLVRIVLSLGFLGLTLMLGFFLALTLYAESWKYAGLLVIPTALSAYATYLSITWQKLKIVGGIIVLFVLGLAFGIWYISEPDLSLTDRFRSAESLERAGKYKAAARKYEKKGNYLKAAEMYEKLGWMESAAWAYEKAEKYERAAEIYEQLYEKEKDTYYLKEAHEYWKKAGNMERAAKALERYAEEEPWFWEDVAKLYEELGNEEKAREAWEKALEYYKGEAQEEGVFWEDVGNIARKLGNEELAKEAYQKFLEYCLKEAEEDPMWWKHVAEAYEYLGEKEKAEEARKKYEEYRQRIMKSNEETSNFPDNAKKDEE, encoded by the coding sequence ATGGACAAGCTAAAACTCTACCTCATAGGGTTCCTCGTGGCTATTATTGCGATAGCAGCAGGCATAATATACAAATGGGGCTTCTGGATGCTGGTTAGGATAGTGCTGAGCTTAGGATTTTTAGGATTAACTCTAATGCTTGGATTTTTCTTGGCATTGACACTTTACGCAGAAAGCTGGAAGTACGCTGGGCTTTTAGTAATTCCAACAGCATTAAGTGCCTATGCAACGTATCTAAGCATTACATGGCAGAAGCTAAAGATAGTTGGTGGAATAATAGTCCTCTTTGTTCTCGGGCTTGCGTTTGGTATATGGTACATAAGTGAACCCGATTTGAGCTTAACTGACCGCTTTAGAAGTGCTGAAAGTCTTGAGAGGGCTGGCAAATATAAGGCCGCTGCAAGAAAATATGAAAAGAAAGGGAACTACTTAAAAGCCGCAGAGATGTATGAAAAGCTTGGCTGGATGGAAAGCGCAGCTTGGGCATATGAAAAGGCTGAAAAATACGAAAGAGCTGCAGAGATCTATGAGCAGCTTTACGAGAAGGAAAAAGACACCTACTACCTCAAAGAGGCTCACGAGTACTGGAAAAAGGCTGGCAACATGGAGAGAGCCGCAAAAGCGTTAGAGAGATATGCCGAGGAAGAGCCGTGGTTCTGGGAAGATGTTGCAAAGCTTTATGAAGAGCTTGGCAATGAGGAAAAAGCAAGAGAAGCCTGGGAAAAAGCTTTGGAATACTACAAAGGTGAAGCCCAAGAAGAGGGCGTCTTCTGGGAGGATGTTGGCAATATAGCGAGGAAGCTTGGAAACGAAGAGCTTGCAAAAGAGGCTTATCAAAAATTCCTTGAATACTGCTTAAAAGAGGCCGAAGAAGACCCCATGTGGTGGAAGCACGTTGCAGAGGCTTATGAATACTTGGGAGAAAAAGAGAAGGCTGAAGAAGCGAGGAAGAAGTACGAAGAATATAGGCAAAGAATAATGAAAAGCAACGAAGAAACTTCAAACTTCCCTGATAACGCCAAAAAAGATGAAGAATAA
- a CDS encoding ASCH domain-containing protein, translating to MEWEMGLQEEYLKLIKEGKKKIEGRLYDEKRRQIKPGDVIVFEGRLKVRVKALRVYPSFKEMLEKEGLDRVLPNVKSIDEGVKIYRKFYSEEEERKYGVVAIEVEPIEEIEKKEGTSA from the coding sequence ATGGAGTGGGAAATGGGGCTTCAAGAGGAGTATCTGAAGCTGATAAAAGAGGGAAAAAAGAAGATTGAGGGAAGGCTGTACGATGAAAAACGAAGGCAGATAAAGCCGGGAGATGTAATAGTTTTTGAGGGACGCTTAAAAGTAAGAGTAAAAGCCTTGAGGGTCTATCCATCGTTCAAGGAAATGCTTGAGAAAGAAGGACTTGATAGGGTTCTCCCAAACGTGAAGAGCATAGATGAAGGAGTAAAAATCTACAGAAAATTTTACAGCGAAGAGGAAGAAAGGAAATATGGGGTTGTAGCGATTGAAGTAGAGCCAATAGAGGAGATAGAAAAAAAGGAAGGGACTTCAGCCTAG
- the otg gene encoding methylated-DNA--protein-cysteine methyltransferase, whose amino-acid sequence MIAIDSFKIGGREIQIAAIYEEKIQGIAFSLDGEEFLRERIRGLAKHLQKRGVNVDLREKESDFPQLVYKVLVGEIKNEEALEYLSFEGTTPFEKKVYETLTKKVKRGEVIKYGELAKMLKSSPRAVGGAMKRNPYPIVVPCHRVVASSGLGWYTPKIDYKKFLLMLEGVKKWTS is encoded by the coding sequence ATGATTGCTATTGATTCATTCAAAATAGGCGGAAGAGAAATACAGATAGCCGCAATCTATGAAGAGAAAATTCAAGGCATAGCTTTTTCCCTTGATGGAGAAGAGTTTCTTCGAGAAAGAATTAGGGGTTTGGCAAAACACTTACAAAAGCGTGGTGTGAATGTTGATCTAAGGGAAAAGGAGAGCGACTTTCCTCAACTGGTTTACAAGGTTCTTGTGGGGGAAATTAAAAACGAAGAAGCACTGGAGTACCTTAGCTTTGAGGGAACCACTCCCTTTGAGAAGAAAGTTTACGAGACGCTTACAAAAAAGGTTAAAAGAGGGGAAGTCATAAAATACGGTGAGCTTGCTAAAATGCTCAAGAGCTCACCAAGAGCCGTCGGAGGGGCAATGAAAAGAAACCCCTATCCTATAGTGGTTCCCTGTCATAGAGTTGTTGCATCAAGCGGCTTAGGATGGTACACTCCAAAAATAGACTACAAAAAGTTTTTACTCATGCTGGAGGGGGTGAAAAAATGGACAAGCTAA
- a CDS encoding 2-hydroxyacid dehydrogenase — MKPKVLVLFNMKSEPLELLKQYCDVDVLVYPEKEKILEIIGEYDGLIVSPLNRVDKEIIEKGEKLKVISTHSAGYDHIDLEAATEKGIYVTKVSGVLSEAVAEFAVGLTIALLRKIAYSDKFVRRGLWDSHRTVWGWYKRVETVYGKKVGILGMGPIGKAIARRMKALGTEIYYWSRSRKEDIEKEVSAKWLPLEEVLKQSDIVILALPSTPETYHIINEERLKLMEGKYLINIGRGSLVDEKALIKALKEGKLKGFATDVYEKEPLQESELFEMEWETVLTPHHAGLAKEAMEDMGFQAVNNLLSIFRGEIPENLVNKEVLKIRPIEEVKLL, encoded by the coding sequence ATGAAGCCAAAAGTCTTGGTTCTTTTTAACATGAAGAGTGAACCTTTAGAGCTCTTGAAGCAGTATTGCGACGTTGATGTCTTAGTTTATCCAGAGAAGGAAAAGATACTGGAAATAATAGGCGAATACGACGGATTAATAGTCTCACCCTTGAATAGGGTGGATAAAGAAATAATTGAGAAAGGAGAGAAGCTTAAGGTCATAAGTACCCACTCCGCTGGCTACGACCATATAGACCTTGAAGCAGCAACTGAAAAGGGAATATACGTAACAAAGGTTAGTGGAGTTTTAAGTGAAGCCGTTGCAGAGTTTGCCGTGGGTTTGACCATAGCTCTTCTGAGAAAAATTGCCTATTCAGACAAGTTCGTGAGAAGGGGCCTTTGGGACTCTCACAGGACGGTTTGGGGATGGTACAAAAGAGTGGAAACAGTCTACGGCAAGAAGGTTGGAATCCTCGGAATGGGCCCAATAGGCAAAGCTATAGCAAGAAGAATGAAAGCCCTTGGAACGGAGATTTACTACTGGAGCAGAAGCAGAAAAGAGGATATAGAAAAGGAAGTAAGTGCAAAGTGGCTTCCACTTGAGGAGGTCTTAAAGCAGAGCGACATAGTTATCCTTGCCCTTCCTTCAACTCCCGAGACATACCACATAATAAATGAGGAAAGACTTAAGCTCATGGAAGGAAAGTATCTAATAAACATAGGAAGAGGAAGCTTAGTTGACGAAAAAGCCCTTATTAAAGCCCTAAAAGAAGGAAAACTCAAGGGATTTGCCACTGACGTTTACGAAAAAGAGCCACTTCAAGAAAGCGAACTCTTTGAAATGGAATGGGAGACCGTGCTTACTCCACATCACGCAGGATTGGCGAAAGAGGCTATGGAGGACATGGGGTTCCAAGCAGTAAACAATCTGCTATCGATTTTTAGGGGCGAAATTCCGGAAAACCTCGTAAACAAGGAGGTTCTTAAAATAAGGCCAATAGAAGAAGTTAAACTCCTCTGA